One window of the Cryptomeria japonica chromosome 7, Sugi_1.0, whole genome shotgun sequence genome contains the following:
- the LOC131076395 gene encoding cation transporter HKT1;3: protein MTMRSFSMSSRDMPTWVQKPSCFMILHITYFLVLGFMGAFALWMCPQINSEHMSFIDALYCSTSAVTVTGLISVRIQGMHKFQQIVLLLLTVLGSQVFTSLFPLYARRLAYRRILTNQAMAVLSKVQEKLISNESEAKEDAENVKLISNESAAREVKAHHSNSEVKVEVKGVSAYVGKNELGQLLKHLLRYVKGKSSEMMKIVWKRCIWREDFMSVLSKRILQCCKTEDLTNEIEISMWKSMYMEYKALTYLYRIVVAYFLLVQLGAFVLLQIYLFASPTATKILEKNSVNKTFFSAYNAVTSFGNAGYSLLDSSMIPFRNHAFILLFLSFIVLVGNTMFGPCIWVIISVLQRFGKGSRKEVYTYLITNPRNCYTHLFPKNQTLWLIITVMAINTLQTSFFCVLDWNSSSVNGLNFAEKIVDAVFQSVATRNAGNNVVNLVDLSPSMLVLMVGMMYISIYPVYLTRQKTRAPKMLAGEASEETYSEHYDSKISVQSRKLLARDSAHIFVIVFLMCILESQNISHDPLNYSVFNIIFEVISGFGNVGLSVGYSCALKTGNNSSSCQEVPYSFSGKWNRGGKILLVLTMFLGRHRGLPDSLDSALLLPRRVAQEQEFATIQSMAQLSINSSTSWPRRSRDRSRRTSFTDDQGLQLPAHPPYGQDQSSG, encoded by the exons ATGACTATGAGGAGTTTTTCCATGAGTTCAAGGGATATGCCAACATGGGTGCAGAAGCCATCCTGTTTCATGATTCTTCATATTACTTATTTCCTAGTTTTAGGATTCATGGGTGCTTTTGCTCTGTGGATGTGTCCTCAGATAAATTCTGAGCATATGAGCTTCATAGATGCTCTGTACTGCTCTACCTCTGCTGTGACTGTGACGGGCCTGATTAGCGTAAGAATACAAGGGATGCATAAGTTTCAGCAGATTGTACTTTTGTTGCTGACAGTACTTGGTAGTCAGGTTTTTACTTCTCTGTTTCCTCTGTATGCAAGAAGATTGGCTTACAGGAGGATACTTACAAATCAGGCCATGGCCGTTCTGTCCAAGGTGCAAGAAAAACTAATTTCAAATGAATCAGAGGCTAAAGAAGATGCTGAGAATGTGAAATTGATTTCAAATGAATCAGCAGCCAGAGAGGTTAAAGCCCATCACAGTAATAGTGAAGTTAAAGTGGAAGTTAAGGGGGTCAGTGCTTATGTTGGCAAGAATGAATTGGGCCAGCTATTGAAGCATCTGCTAAGATATGTGAAGGGGAAATCTTCAGAAATGATGAAAATTGTCTGGAAGAGATGCATCTGGCGTGAAGATTTCATGAGTGTTTTATCAAAACGGATTTTGCAGTGCTGTAAGACTGAAGATCTAACTAACGAAATTGAGATTTCTATGTGGAAGTCTATGTATATGGAGTACAAGGCCCTGACTTATCTATATAGGATTGTGGTGGCATACTTCTTGCTAGTGCAGTTGGGTGCGTTTGTGCTTCTTCAGATATATCTGTTTGCCTCTCCCACGGCtaccaaaattttagaaaaaaatagtgTGAATAAAACATTTTTCTCTGCTTATAATGCTGTAACTTCATTTGGAAACGCTGGATACAGTCTTCTAGACAGTAGCATGATTCCCTTCAGGAACCATGCTTTCATTCTGCTTTTCCTGAGTTTTATAGTACTTGTTGGGAATACCATGTTTGGTCCATGTATATGGGTAATCATATCTGTGCTGCAGAGATTTGGTAAGGGAAGCAGGAAGGAGGTCTATACGTATCTTATCACAAATCCTCGCAATTGCTATACCCATTTGTTTCCCAAGAACCAGACGCTGTGGCTCATTATCACTGTCATGGCCATTAACACTCTTCAGACCTCGTTCTTCTGTGTTCTGGATTGGAATTCAAGCTCTGTTAATGGTCTGAATTTTGCAGAGAAAATTGTGGATGCTGTGTTCCAGTCTGTAGCCACACGCAACGCTGGAAACAATGTTGTCAATCTTGTAGACCTTTCTCCCTCTATGCTGGTGTTGATGGTGGGCATGAT GTATATTTCAATTTACCCAGTTTATCTAACACGTCAGAAGACGCGGGCTCCTAAGATGCTAGCAGGCGAAGCATCAGAAGAAACCTACAGTGAACATTATGACAGTAAAATTTCTGTTCAGTCGCGGAAACTTCTGGCTCGAGATTCAGCCCATATCTTCGTCATCGTCTTCCTCATGTGCATTCTGGAGAGCCAAAACATCAGCCACGACCCTCTCAATTATTCAGTATTCAACATCATCTTCGAGGTCATCAG CGGATTTGGGAATGTGGGATTGTCAGTGGGCTACAGTTGCGCCTTAAAAACTGGGAACAATTCCTCTTCCTGTCAAGAGGTCCCATACAGTTTTTCAGGAAAATGGAACAGAGGAGGAAAAATTCTGCTTGTGTTGACCATGTTTCTGGGCAGACACAGAGGCCTTCCTGACAGTCTTGACTCTGCTCTGTTGCTTCCCCGTAGAGTAGCCCAAGAACAAGAGTTCGCAACCATACAATCTATGGCCCAACTGAGTATAAATTCATCTACTTCGTGGCCGAGGAGGTCTCGAGATCGATCTCGGCGCACATCATTTACAGATGATCAGGGACTGCAACTACCTGCACACCCACCATATGGGCAAGACCAATCTTCTGGATAA